TGGGGAGCGGAAGGCTTCTGGGGCTGAGCTGTGGGGCAGGCTGCCCCCCAACCCTGTCCTGCCCGCTGCCCTGCAGAGTGGTCCAGAGGGAAGCAGAGTCTTTTCTGCTGCAGTCTCTCCTCCCTACAGCCTTGTGGGGGCAGGCAGGTGCTTCGCTGGCCCTGAAGGGGGCCTTCTGAGAGGTGGCCTGGGTGGCAAGctggccttggtctcccaggGGCTCTGGGTGggcttcctctcccctcccaccccacctctaacactgtTTCATTTCCAGCCATTAGCAAACACATCGACAAGCCAAAACCTTTCCAGCCAAGTGGATATGTCTTAAGACAGGCCTCAGCCCACTCAGgcaccccacccccccaaaacCAGCCTTTTCTTTGGGGCATGACTTTTTCCGGGGAGGGGAACAAAATTGGGTTGTAGAAacgtttttctcttttcttggtttctttttcttgcaaacaaattttgctttttttggcttattttttctgcctcccccaccctccccttttctgctttctctcctccccccccccccccccccccccccccccccctctttCCCCACAAAATtgtccttttttctctgttttgtgttCCCGGTCTTAGGTCCGCTCACAAAAAAACGTGACGAGGCGACGCTCAATCCGCCAGACACAGGTAGATTTAAAAATCCCGCTGCTGCATGTGGTTGCTTATAAGAGGAAGTTCATGGCCCTGCCCCTCACTAAATGTCCCCACAGCCCTCAAGGCCCCTCAGTCGTTCTCccaactaaaatgaaaaagaaaagaaaagaaaaatttttaataattggaaaaaagaattatgaaaacTTCAAACGAAATTTGAACAATGTTGGACCCACTAGAAAACCTGCCAGAAAAGCTAAACATGGTGAAAAtaagctgaaaaacaaaaagaaattggaatgtcagaaaaagaaattcaaaagatttggataaaatgtttagaatttgAAAGAAATCTGGACGGTTTTGAAACTTGTGAAatgtaacatttgaaaaaaacaatttgaaattggAGCAAAACAAcagttcaaaaaaaatttaaaagttggcaAATTGATGACACCATTGAAACATCAGAAGCCTGTTGCAATTTCCAAAAGCCTGTCAGACACAGAAAACGCAAACATTTGAAGTGAATGAAAGAATTTGACAATTTTTGAAAGCAGGGCCCAATATCTTGAAGTTTCaccacaaaattttgaaaaaaaaaatgcaaagaatttttttctttttttctttttttccaaaacggatctttttgttttttcttttcttgttgaatcTGCCCCGAGAGCTTCTtgctttttggttgtttttttttttctttctttctttcttctttcttgatcctgtttttgttgttggttttgaaTTCTTGTTGCCCCAGCCCCTCTTCCTGCTCCTTCCCTTTCTGACCCCTCCTCCCCCCACACTGGGAGAGGGGTGGGGTGAGGATGGGAGAACTGAGGACAATTAGGACAGGACCTTGGAAGGAAGGAGATTCCAGCCTGAAACTGCTGGGAGGTCACTTGAGGTTCAGGAGCAAAGGAGAGGACAGGATTTGGGGAGAACACAGCGAGGGTGCTGCCCACCTGGGAGCTCTGGTGGAAGCAGTCAGGAGCATGGGGGCTGCAGAGGGGGGCTTAGGGATGGGAGGCAGGAAGCTGTCTGTGAGGTCAAGGAGAATGTCTTAGTGACCTGCAGGTTGACCTTCTGGCAGGAGGGATGTTTCTAGCAGGATGAGGGAAGTGGGCAGAGGCGCTGGGACCAGCTGTGGAGGCCCAGGCCTGGCTTTGGTTTGCTGAGTGTCCAGGCTAGCAGGGAGGGCTGGTGTCAAGAACGAGGAGGACCTGTGGGCCGGGGTGACCCCAGCCCTAGCACTATGGCTGAATCATGGGGagctgcaggggcaggggagggtaCTGTAGCCTCGGGGACCCTGGCAAGTGCTCTCAGACTCCCACCTCCTCTGGAATTAGTCACCCTTCAGTCCAATTTGGAGCGACCCAAGGACCTGATCACATGTGGCAGTGATCAGGGGATCCTCTGGGGGTATGGCGGGAAGGAGTCCAGTGCAGAACCCAGGGCTCAGGCCAGTTTGGGGGTATCCAAGACTAAGCTGCACCCTGGCTTCATTAAGCaggctcttcctcctcctgccacaGTAATTAGGCTGGGGGTTGCCATGGTGACTGGGGAGGTGACCTAGAAAGGAATTAGGGCGGGGAGGAGACCAAGCCCCAGGGACCCTAGGCCCGGCACCCCTCACCCACAGACCAGGGACCCTAGGCCTGACACCCCTCACCCACCGACCAGGGTACCATGTGGAGTGGAGGCCCAAGGCCTGAGTCAGAGGAGATGCCAGGACCCtcccagcagctccagctccagtTCTAGCCTCGGGAGCTTGCTCGTCCCAGGGACAGGAAGGAGATGTCCTATGTGGGGGGGTGTTGGGGGTTCCCTGGATCCAGCAGATGCCCTAAGGGGGGCCActgcccacccccagcctctATGGGGTTTCTTGGAAGGTCTGCATTGGAGAAGTGCCTCGGGGAAGGCTggcagagggtggggagggacCGTCTGCCAGGGctagctggggagggaggaggggaatcCGGTCTTGCCCCCCAGGGATGGGAGTGACATGTCCCCTGAGCTCCAGGCCAGTCCTCAGCAGGCCTGGGAGCTGGGCGGTGCTGCTTCCGGTCTGACTGTGTCCTTGTCCCTGACCCCCTGGCCCGcctgcccaccccctccccacgCAGATATCCGTGACCCTGGGAAGAAGCCTGTGATGCTGTTTCTCCACGGCGGCTCCTACATGGAGGGGACCGGAAACATGTTCGATGGCTCAGTCCTGGCCGCCTACGGCAACGTCATTGTAGCCACGCTCAACTACCGTCTTGGGGTGCTCGGTGAGGGTGGGCAGCCAACTCTGGGGATCGGGGGAGTCTGGGAGGTGTGCCTGGTGGGCAGGGTTCGTCCACATCCAGTAGAATGGCTTCTGGGCTGGACTGAGCTGCCCAGAAAGAGGGCAGGGGCGCTGTGGCACCTCCAGGGAGCCCTCTTCTTCTCTACTCCCAGGTTTTCTCAGCACCGGGGACCAGGCTGCAAAAGGCAACTATGGGCTCCTGGACCAGATCCAGGCCCTGCGCTGGCTCAGTGAAAACATCGCCCACTTTGGGGGCGACCCCGAGCGTATCACCATCTTTGGGTCTGGGGCAGGGGCCTCCTGCGTCAACCTTCTGATCCTCTCCCACCATTCAGAAGGTACCAGCAGTGTCCCAGCCTGTCCCACCCTTCCCGACCCTGCCAGCTCCCCCTTCTCCTTCAGGCTAGTCCTCACAACCCGGCCTGAGGTCTGCCTGTCCCACCAGGGCTGTTCCAGAAGGCCATCGCCCAGAGTGGCACCGCCATTTCCAGCTGGTCTGTCAACTACCAGCCGCTCAAGTACACGCGGCTGCTGGCAGCCAAGGTGGGCTGTGACCGAGAGGACAGCGCTGAAGCTGTGGAGTGTCTGCGCCGGAAGCCCTCCCGGGAGCTGGTGGACCAGGACGTGCAGCCTGCCCGGTATGGGATGGGAGAGGGCTGGGTCCAGGCCTTCACTCTCCTTGCTGGttccaaggaggctgaggtgagaagtgCCTGTGGGCATCTCCTTTGGCAAGGAGAAATGGGCTTCAGGCGCCCAGTAGGCGGCCTCCTCTCTCAAGCCTTCCTTCAGTGGAGGTGCTCAGACAGAGCAGGTGAGCACAGGGTGCCGTGAAGTGCTTTGGGAAGACTTCGGAGAGGCCAGATCCCCCAAAGGACCCACTGGAGGATTTCAAGTAGGGAAGAAGGGTCTTGCAGGTAGAGGGAAGCATCTGTATGTGGGCTTAGCAGGCCACGGGCCAAGAGGAGGCCAGTGAGCAGGTGGTGAGACCCTGACCGCTTCTCCCCAGCTACCACATCGCTTTTGGGCCCGTGGTGGACGGCGACGTGGTCCCTGATGACCCTGAGATCCTCATGCAGCAGGGAGAATTCCTCAACTATGACATGCTCATCGGCGTCAACCAGGGAGAGGGCCTCAAGTTCGTGGAGGACTCTGCAGAGAGCGAGGACGGGGTGTCTGCCAGCGCCTTCGACTTCACTGTCTCCAACTTTGTGGACAACCTGTATGGCTACCCGGAAGGCAAGGATGTGCTTCGGGAGACCATCAAGTTTATGTACACAGACTGGGCCGACCGGGACAATGGCGAAATGCGCCGCAAAACCCTGCTGGCGCTCTTTACTGACCACCAATGGGTGGCACCAGCTGTGGCCACCGCCAAGCTGCACGCCGACTACCAGTCTCCTGTCTACTTTTACACCTTCTACCACCACTGCCAGGCGGAGGGCCGGCCTGAGTGGGCAGATGCGGCTCACGGGGATGAACTGCCCTATGTCTTTGGCGTGCCCATGGTGGGTGCCACCGACCTGTTCCCCTGCAACTTCTCCAAGAATGACGTCATGCTCAGTGCCGTGGTCATGACCTACTGGACCAACTTTGCCAAGACTGGGTGAGGGCCAGaggggctgggtggggctgggtggggcttGGCGGGCCCTCCTTCCTTCACGTGGCCACCATTCCTCTGTTAAGGCACTCACTCTGGCCCGCTCTCTTGATCGAGTGAAAGCAACCCAGACacctctgtgctaggcactgagttGAGTGTTGGAGACTCAGCAGTATCAGACAGAGAGGCCCCTGTTCTTTCTGGGGAGTAGGGGGCCCATTCGGTGGTTTTGGCTTGGCGTCCATGTCTCCCTCCTTGCCTGATCCCCCCTGCCCAACCTCCCTAGAGCTCTGCATCTCTGGCTGACTGCTcaggtgtgtgtgtctgagtgtgtgcaAGAGTTTGTGTCTGTCTCTTCacttctgtctctgtctgtctctggaaATCCACTGACagctcttctccccttccctctgctGCTCTCTTACGTCTGTTTACTTTTCGCTGTCTCCGGCTGCCGGCTGATTTCAGCCTcgctgtgtctctgtctctggctGTCCCTCCCATGTCTTTGACCCTGTCTCTGTTTCATTCAGGCTCAGCTTCTGCTTCTCCGGGACTATCTCTGTGTCTGTCCCTGCCCCTCTGCCCGCATTTCTGGCTATCTCTGGCTGGCTGTCTCCATCCCTATTTGTCTCTCTGGCGTTGTCTCCTGcagtttctctgtctcttcatctccatctatgtctctctgcctctgtgactTTTTCTCTGGCTTTCTTGCTGTCCCCCTGTCTCTCTGCATCTCTGTCTGGCTCCCTTCCCACTGCCACCCACCCTCCTTCAGAGCCTTGCCCTCACTCCTCCTTTCCCTGCCCTCCTGTGCCCACAGGGACCCCAACCAGCCAGTGCCGCAGGATACCAAGTTCATTCACACTAAGCCCAATCGCTTCGAGGAGGTGGTATGGAGCAAATTCAACAGCAAGGAGAAGCAGTATCTGCACATAGGCCTGAAGCCACGTGTACGTGACAACTACCGCGCCAACAAGGTGGCCTTCTGGCTGGAGCTCGTGCCTCACCTGCACAACCTGCACACGGAGCTCTTCACCACCACCACGCGCCTGCCTCCCTACGCCACGCGCTGGCCGCCTCGTCCCCCTGCTGGCGCCCCGGGCACACGTCGGCCCCCGCCGCCCGCCACCCTGCCTCCCGAGCCTGAGCCCGAGCCCGGCCCGAGGGCCTACGACCGCTTCCCCGGGGACTCGCGGGACTACTCCACGGAGTTGAGCGTCACCGTGGCCGTGGgtgcctccctcctcttcctcaacATCCTGGCCTTTGCTGCCCTCTACTACAAGCGGGACCGGCGGCAGGAGCTGCGGTGCAGGCGGCTTAGCCCACCTGGCGGCTCAGGCTCTGGCGTGCCCGGTGGGGGCCCCTTGCTCCCCACTGCGGGCCGTGAGCTGCCACCAGAGGAGGAGCTGGTGTCACTGCAGCTGAAGCGGGGTGGTGGCGTCGGGGCGGACCCTGCAGAGGCTCTGCGCCCTGCCTGCCCGCCCGACTACACCCTGGCCCTGCGCCGGGCACCGGACGATGTGCCTCTATTGGCCCCCGGGGCCCTGACCCTGCTGCCCAGTGGCCTGGGGCCACCGCCACCTCCACCGCCCCCCTCCCTTCATCCCTTCGGGCCcttccccccgccccctcccacTGCTACCAGCCACAACAACACGctaccccacccccactccaccaCTCGGGTATAGGGGGCGGCGTGGGGAGGCCCTCCTCCCCGGCCCTCCCTGGCCCGGCCACTCCGAAGGCAGGGAGGAGAACTTGGCAACTGGCTTTTCTCCTGTGGAGTCGTCACGCCATCCAGCAGCACTGAGGTGGACATGGGATTCCTCCCTGGGGTGCGTGTCTCTCCCACGCAGAGAAGCCCCGTCTCTTCTCTGGACCTGGGCCTTTGAACAACTGGGGGGCGTTTTCTCCCCTCCATTGGGACACCCGTCTTCGGTGTGTGGAATGTGGTATTTTCCCGCGTGGAGGTGTGCTTTCTCACAACGGGGTGTGTTTTCCCATGTGCAGGGTGAGGTTTTTTTTGCCGCCCTGGACACATGTTGGCCCCCTCAAAGAATTTCTGTGGGGATTTGTACCCCAGAATCCTGTTCCCTCatcccttctcccacctcctcccctctccctccccctggaGACCCTGGAAGTGGTGTGTTCACAAACAGTGACCCTTGGCCACCAGACCACAGAGGATGGAGCCTGGGAAGCAGCGAGGAAATCACAGTCCCCTCGCCcctgcctcccctgcccccaccccggcGAAGCATGTTCCCCCCGCACCCGCCTTGGCACAAGTCAGATGAAGCACGTTCTGCCAGGGAGGCCCTCACCTTCCAGAGAGGACAGACACAGATTTCCTGCCGGGGGAGGGAGGAGTCCACGCATCCCGGTGCTGCCTGGAAGCTTCTTTTCCCGTGGTCCAGGACGCATTTCTCTGAGTGGAAACATGTTCTTGCATGTGGCAGCCGGCCCCTctcttcccagcacttccctgcctcccccaggcCTCAGGCCCAGCACTCAGTTTCTCCTCACATGGCAGGTGAGCACAGACTTCTAGTTGGCAGGAGCTGAGGAGGGTGAACAAACCTGGAGGAGGCCCAGCCCTTGCTCCCGAGTTGGGGGTAGGGGGCATGGCAACGTACCCACCGCAGAGGCCATGCATGTTTGACCAAAGCCCTCACTGGGGTCCGAGGACAGCCTTTTCCTCAGGCCTCAGAGCGTTGCTCATCCGTGCCAAACTGTGTAGGTGGATTTGAGCGGAAAGACCCCCAAAATGTGCCAAGAATTTCCCAGTCCCAGGCAGGGCAGGGGAAACTAAGGGCAAGCAGGATACAGGGTGAGGGATGTGGCACGTGAGGGGGCTCCCGCCTGTGCCCCTTCTCCTCACCATGTctcccctgccctgcctcagTTCCCCGTTCCCCTTCACCTCCGTCACTGTCTTTGAAGCTGTCCCCACCTCAGTGTCAGACCAGCCCTCTCCTCAGCTCACCACCCTTCTCTGACCCACGCCCCCTCCTTGGCTGAAAGAAAGGAGTCTTGAAGGGTGGAGGGGAGGCAGCGGGGAGGAAGGTCTCACCGGACAGGTTGGGGAGAATGAGGTCAGCGGTGCTGAGGAACAGATGGAGGGGGGCAGTGGGGATGGGGCTTGGGCAGACACCAGCAGGAAGAATTTGAAATGTGTGAGGTGACTCCCCAGAGGGCCTCTGGGAAAAGAATGATGTCTGGAAGGGCTTAAGGGACTCACCTCCGTCACTGTCTTTGAAGCTGTCCCCACCTCAGTGTCAGACCAGCCCTCTCCTCAGCTCACCACCCTTCTCTGACCCACGCCCCCTCCTTGGCTGAAAGAAAGGAGTCTTGAAGGGTGGAGGGGAGGCAGCGGGGAGGAAGGTCTCACCGGACAGGTTGGGGAGAATGAGGTCAGCGGTGCTGAGGAACAGATGGAGGGGGGCAGTGGGGATGGGGCTTGGGCAGACACCAGCAGGAAGAATTTGAAATGTGTGAGGTGACTCCCCAGAGGGCCTCTGGGAAAAGAATGATGTCTGGAAGGGCTTAAGGGACNNNNNNNNNNNNNNNNNNNNNNNNNNNNNNNNNNNNNNNNNNNNNNNNNNNNNNNNNNNNNNNNNNNNNNNNNNNNNNNNNNNNNNNNNNNNNNNNNNNNACAGTGGACGAGGGGAGAGTCCTCATCTGCTGGCATTTTGTGGGATGTTAGTGCCAaacttgaataggggctggggtGCTGTCTTCCACTGACACCCAAATCCAGAATCCCTGGTCTTGAGTCCCCAGAACTTTGCCTCCTGACTATCCCTTCTCCTCCTACCTCCATCCATGGAAAATTAGTTCTTTTCTGATCCTTTCCCCTGCCTGGTCTAGCTCCTCTCCAAACAGCCATGCCCTCCAAATGCTAGAGACCTGGGCCCTGAACCCTGTAGACAGATGCCCCCCAAATTGGGGCATGGGAGGGGGGCTGGGGGACCCCATGATTCAGCCACGGACTCCAATGCCCAGCTCCTCTCCCCAAAACAATCCCGACAATCCCTTATCCCTACCCCAACCCTTTGCGGCtctgtacacatttttaaacctggcaaaagatgaagagaatattgtaaatataaaagtttaactGTTGGTTGTGCCTGCTCTGTTGTGGGGAGGGCAGTCTCTGAAGAAACAAGCCCTGGGGAAATGACGAGGGAGGAGGGGTCCTGACCCCCAGCCCTTCTTTTCAGTGACCAGCTCTGAGGTCTGAGAGGAAGGGGGAGTGGGTGCTGGGGTCTGGTTGCCACGGTAATATGTCTGGCAAGTGAACATCAGGACCCGTGTCTATGCCGAGACTGGAGCCTGATGTCGTTCTGTAATGGAAGGACAAGGGCTGATGGGGACAGATGTCAAACAGGCCGGAGGCCCAGTGGGCTGGTGTAGGCAGCTAACTCAGCAGAGGCATGTGAGGTGAGAGGCATGTTCTCTGCCAAGGCCTGGGCTCAGGCAAGAGGGTCAGCCACAGGTCCAGGACTCAGGGTAGTCCCTTGGCACACTGTAGGGGAGTGGCCTGGCACCATTGTGACCCGTTCACTCCCAAGACCCTCAGGGACAGGCAGGCAGTCAGTGGACACTGTGGGCACAGTGGGCTGGGGGCGTAAGGGCCCTGGTGGTCCTAGGGACCCCATGGCCATGGCTGAGCGGCCGAGGCCCGACTGGGCCTCGTATCACAACTGCAACACCAACAGCTGCCAGGACCTGGGCAACTCTGTCCTGTTGCTGCTGGGCCTCATCATCTGCATTAACATTAGCATCAATATAGTGACCCTGGTCAGGGTGGGGCCgggtgggagggagctggtgggatgGTGGGGGCAGGCCTGCCGGCCAGGGCCTGCCTGGGATCACTGTGTCTTCCCCCACCTAGCTCTGGAGCCGATTCCGTGGCGTCTTATACCAAGTGTTCCATGATACCATTTGTGAGAAAGGTAAGCAGGTGTGGGGACTGGGGCACAGGAGGGGCAGAAATCAGGCGCTCTAGCCTCAGCCCTAAATTAGGCCCTTCCCTTCTTGCTCGCCCCTCTCGGACACCATAGCTGTGCGACTGCCCTCTCTGGGCCCTGCCTCTCCATGCCTGTAGGAGCTGGCCTCCCCACTAGTCTCACCTCTCCCCATCCACAGACGCTCCTAAGTCATCCTCACTCGGAAAGCAGACCCAGCCCTCTAAGAAGCAGAGTTCCCCTGCAGTCCATCTTCGGTGCACCATGGACCCTGTGAAGATGACTGTGACCCCACCCCCAGCTCGCCGCCATCGCCGTCGAGGCTCTCCCACACACTGTGCTCACTGCCCAGTAGCTTGGGCTCCTGACACTGATGATGAGAAGCCCTATCAGTACCCAGCCATCTGCTCCTACCACTGGGATGGCCCTGAGGACTGGGAAGGCTTCCAACGCACTCAGGGGACCTGGGTTCCCTGGACTCAGGACCCCCAGGAGCCCCCTCCCC
The Papio anubis isolate 15944 chromosome 17, Panubis1.0, whole genome shotgun sequence genome window above contains:
- the NLGN2 gene encoding neuroligin-2 produces the protein MWLLALCLVGLAGAQRGGGGPGGGGAPGGPGLGLGSLGEERFPVVNTAYGRVRGVRRELNNEILGPVVQFLGVPYATPPLGARRFQPPEAPASWPGVRNATTLPPACPQNLHGALPAIMLPVWFTDNLEAAATYVQNQSEDCLYLNLYVPTEDGPLTKKRDEATLNPPDTDIRDPGKKPVMLFLHGGSYMEGTGNMFDGSVLAAYGNVIVATLNYRLGVLGFLSTGDQAAKGNYGLLDQIQALRWLSENIAHFGGDPERITIFGSGAGASCVNLLILSHHSEGLFQKAIAQSGTAISSWSVNYQPLKYTRLLAAKVGCDREDSAEAVECLRRKPSRELVDQDVQPARYHIAFGPVVDGDVVPDDPEILMQQGEFLNYDMLIGVNQGEGLKFVEDSAESEDGVSASAFDFTVSNFVDNLYGYPEGKDVLRETIKFMYTDWADRDNGEMRRKTLLALFTDHQWVAPAVATAKLHADYQSPVYFYTFYHHCQAEGRPEWADAAHGDELPYVFGVPMVGATDLFPCNFSKNDVMLSAVVMTYWTNFAKTGDPNQPVPQDTKFIHTKPNRFEEVVWSKFNSKEKQYLHIGLKPRVRDNYRANKVAFWLELVPHLHNLHTELFTTTTRLPPYATRWPPRPPAGAPGTRRPPPPATLPPEPEPEPGPRAYDRFPGDSRDYSTELSVTVAVGASLLFLNILAFAALYYKRDRRQELRCRRLSPPGGSGSGVPGGGPLLPTAGRELPPEEELVSLQLKRGGGVGADPAEALRPACPPDYTLALRRAPDDVPLLAPGALTLLPSGLGPPPPPPPPSLHPFGPFPPPPPTATSHNNTLPHPHSTTRV
- the SPEM1 gene encoding spermatid maturation protein 1 — its product is MAMAERPRPDWASYHNCNTNSCQDLGNSVLLLLGLIICINISINIVTLLWSRFRGVLYQVFHDTICEKDAPKSSSLGKQTQPSKKQSSPAVHLRCTMDPVKMTVTPPPARRHRRRGSPTHCAHCPVAWAPDTDDEKPYQYPAICSYHWDGPEDWEGFQRTQGTWVPWTQDPQEPPPQTIRFQPTIEERPLKTDMRSELGLRAYVYSVNPPPPSPEAPSHKNSGEGAVPEAEAAQYQPVPAPILGPAVVPEFSRCRSSGRIVYDARDVRRRLRELTREVEALSRCYPLASGSSTAEGTSKNWVYRSLTGR